A portion of the Bacteroidales bacterium genome contains these proteins:
- a CDS encoding T9SS type A sorting domain-containing protein, whose translation MKKLFTILIVIVTLINVSYAQQCDNITWVTDPVTVTDENAQIILTTTLDCLTYTWTTGDLYIWMWDDVSGTYPNGTWEDSDPAMQMTDNLDGTYSFTFIPTTLNGGTTGVTDIGFLVKADDGTGDNKTPDQHIIIGGSGINVTSEVFTIHPNPSNGVFTLSSEVDFEVMNISGKVVLYGNGNSINLSDFASGMYIVKLSTVEGILIQKLIVE comes from the coding sequence ATGAAAAAATTATTTACAATTTTGATTGTTATTGTTACATTAATTAATGTATCATATGCGCAACAATGTGATAATATCACTTGGGTAACAGATCCTGTAACTGTTACTGATGAAAATGCACAAATTATTTTAACTACTACATTAGATTGCCTGACATATACATGGACAACGGGTGACCTTTACATTTGGATGTGGGATGATGTAAGCGGAACTTATCCGAACGGAACTTGGGAAGATTCTGATCCTGCTATGCAAATGACTGATAATCTTGACGGAACTTATTCGTTCACTTTTATACCGACAACATTGAATGGTGGTACTACAGGTGTTACAGATATTGGATTTCTTGTAAAAGCAGATGACGGAACAGGAGATAACAAAACTCCTGACCAACATATTATTATTGGTGGTTCAGGTATTAATGTAACAAGTGAGGTTTTCACAATTCATCCTAATCCTTCAAACGGAGTTTTTACATTATCGTCTGAAGTTGATTTTGAAGTTATGAATATATCCGGGAAAGTAGTTTTATATGGTAATGGAAATTCAATTAATTTATCGGATTTTGCATCAGGTATGTATATTGTTAAATTATCTACAGTTGAAGGAATATTAATTCAAAAACTAATTGTTGAATAG
- a CDS encoding T9SS type A sorting domain-containing protein: MKYILTLFSVLFILSLNAQVVTTDPEFPISSESVIVTFDASLCDCNLIGYTGDLYAHTGVTIEGQGQWQNVIAGWNENIPEAKLNRIGTDLYELEISPSINDYYSVSGGEIVTEMCFVFRSADGSMQSADIFVDVFSGEDISIISPDSTAIYSPGIVNINAVALFANEMTLFVNDIEITTQTGSELDYDYNAVNPGINTVKISATDGTDTIEKETFFFVRGDNVIEDLPSSDLVDGINYIDDNTVTLVLYAPFKEFSFVKGSFDDWDLSLSNQMKQTTDGNRYWVTLTGLTSGVEYIYQYIVDGTIIIADPYADKLSDPWNDSYISNTTYPNLIDYPSDKTSGIASVFQTAQTPYTWADDDFVRPDNEDLIIYELLIRDFVAAHDYQTLIDTISYLKDLGINAVELMPVNEFEGNSSWGYNSSFYFAPDKYYGTKDKLKEFIDICHQNDIAVIMDIVLNHSYGQSPLVQLYFDPNAGSWGQPTPENPWYNETSPNTSYSWGYDFDHESADTKIFVSRVVKYWLNEYKFDGFRFDFTKGFTNTPGEGTAYDASRIAILKDIADTVWAASPKAYVILEHFADNSEENELSDYNMMIWGNVTYSYAQASMGWGSGWDFSWASYQEREWNNPNLVSYMESHDEERMMYRNLNYGNSSGTYNTRDTVTALKRAELAGAFFFTIPGPKMIWQFEELGYDVSIDDPCRVCEKPILWNYYDEENRNDLYKFFSVFINLKKEHETFATDDYELDLDDDLKQINLFHTTMDVVIYGNFDVEEHYGIPNLSSSSTWFDYYTQEEYSSASSFTLAPGEYKILTSVRLDLPDIPGIQTAPVASNVVITGELSVGETLHASYIFTDKDDDPEGESIFQWYTAEAANGAGTELISGAEDTTYTLTSAEVGKYIMFEVTPVAVSETKSQGDAVRSDYTDEVMQSYDNLLIKPSIVEDFITIDKLETYNLIQIFDIQGNIVYELIPESNDKIDLSFLRPGIYIVKSEKAGETEVLKIVKM; this comes from the coding sequence ATGAAATATATCTTAACATTATTTTCAGTTCTGTTTATTCTTTCTTTAAATGCACAAGTAGTAACAACAGATCCGGAATTTCCGATTTCGAGTGAAAGTGTAATCGTAACTTTTGATGCATCATTATGCGATTGTAATTTAATCGGTTATACCGGAGATTTGTATGCGCATACAGGCGTAACAATTGAAGGGCAGGGGCAATGGCAAAATGTAATTGCAGGATGGAATGAAAATATTCCGGAAGCAAAATTGAACAGAATCGGGACTGATTTATATGAATTGGAAATATCTCCGTCAATTAATGATTATTACAGTGTTTCAGGAGGAGAAATTGTTACCGAAATGTGTTTCGTATTCAGAAGTGCAGACGGAAGTATGCAATCTGCGGATATTTTTGTTGATGTTTTTTCCGGAGAAGACATTAGTATAATTTCACCTGACTCTACGGCAATATATTCTCCCGGAATAGTTAATATTAATGCTGTTGCTCTTTTTGCAAATGAAATGACTTTGTTTGTTAATGATATTGAAATTACGACACAAACCGGCAGTGAACTGGATTATGATTATAATGCCGTTAATCCCGGAATAAATACTGTAAAGATTTCAGCAACTGACGGTACTGATACAATTGAAAAAGAAACTTTCTTTTTTGTAAGAGGTGATAATGTGATTGAAGATTTACCTTCTTCGGATTTAGTTGACGGGATTAATTATATTGATGATAATACTGTAACGCTTGTTTTGTATGCACCTTTTAAAGAATTTTCTTTTGTTAAAGGAAGTTTTGATGATTGGGACTTGTCTTTATCAAACCAAATGAAACAAACAACTGACGGTAACAGATATTGGGTTACACTTACAGGACTTACATCCGGTGTTGAATATATATATCAATATATTGTTGACGGAACAATAATAATTGCTGATCCATACGCAGACAAATTATCCGATCCGTGGAATGATTCTTACATCAGTAATACTACTTATCCGAATTTAATTGATTATCCGAGCGATAAAACATCCGGTATTGCATCTGTTTTTCAAACGGCACAAACACCATATACTTGGGCAGATGATGATTTTGTAAGGCCTGATAATGAAGATTTAATAATCTATGAACTTTTAATTAGAGATTTCGTTGCTGCTCATGATTATCAAACATTAATTGATACAATAAGTTATTTGAAAGACCTTGGAATTAATGCGGTGGAATTAATGCCTGTTAATGAGTTTGAAGGAAACAGCAGTTGGGGATATAATTCTTCATTTTATTTTGCTCCGGATAAATATTACGGTACAAAAGATAAATTGAAAGAATTCATTGATATATGTCATCAAAATGATATAGCTGTTATTATGGATATTGTTTTAAACCATTCATACGGGCAAAGTCCTTTGGTTCAGTTATATTTTGATCCTAATGCAGGAAGTTGGGGGCAACCTACTCCTGAAAATCCTTGGTATAATGAAACATCTCCAAACACTTCATATTCTTGGGGTTATGATTTTGATCACGAAAGTGCCGATACAAAAATATTTGTATCAAGAGTAGTAAAATATTGGTTGAATGAATATAAATTCGACGGATTTCGTTTTGATTTTACAAAAGGTTTTACCAATACTCCGGGTGAAGGTACGGCATATGATGCTTCACGAATTGCAATTTTGAAAGATATTGCTGATACTGTTTGGGCAGCAAGTCCGAAAGCTTATGTAATTTTAGAACATTTTGCTGATAACTCCGAAGAAAATGAATTATCTGATTACAATATGATGATTTGGGGAAATGTTACCTATAGTTATGCACAAGCATCCATGGGATGGGGGAGCGGATGGGATTTTTCTTGGGCATCGTATCAAGAAAGAGAATGGAATAATCCTAATTTGGTCAGTTATATGGAAAGTCACGATGAAGAGCGTATGATGTACAGAAATTTAAATTACGGTAATTCTTCCGGAACTTATAATACAAGAGATACTGTAACTGCCTTAAAAAGAGCAGAACTTGCAGGTGCATTCTTTTTTACGATTCCCGGACCGAAAATGATTTGGCAATTTGAAGAACTCGGATATGATGTAAGCATTGATGATCCGTGCAGAGTATGTGAGAAACCGATATTATGGAATTATTATGATGAAGAAAATCGAAATGATCTGTATAAATTTTTCAGTGTTTTTATTAATTTAAAGAAAGAACATGAAACTTTTGCCACTGATGATTATGAACTTGATTTGGACGATGATTTAAAGCAAATAAATCTGTTTCATACGACTATGGATGTGGTAATATACGGAAACTTTGATGTTGAGGAACATTACGGTATTCCGAACTTATCTTCTTCAAGTACTTGGTTCGATTATTATACTCAAGAAGAATACAGCAGTGCTTCAAGTTTTACATTAGCTCCGGGGGAGTATAAAATATTGACATCTGTAAGATTAGATTTACCTGATATACCCGGAATTCAAACAGCTCCTGTTGCAAGTAATGTTGTTATTACCGGTGAATTGTCAGTTGGTGAAACACTTCATGCAAGTTATATTTTTACAGATAAAGATGATGATCCGGAAGGGGAATCTATCTTTCAGTGGTACACAGCAGAAGCAGCAAACGGAGCAGGAACTGAACTTATTTCCGGAGCTGAAGATACAACATATACCTTAACTTCTGCTGAAGTCGGGAAGTATATTATGTTTGAAGTAACACCTGTTGCTGTTTCCGAAACTAAGTCGCAAGGCGATGCCGTAAGAAGCGATTATACAGATGAAGTTATGCAATCTTACGATAACTTATTAATAAAACCGAGTATAGTTGAAGATTTTATTACAATTGATAAACTTGAAACTTATAATTTAATTCAAATTTTTGATATACAAGGAAATATCGTTTATGAATTAATTCCGGAAAGTAATGATAAGATTGATTTGAGTTTTTTAAGACCGGGAATTTACATTGTAAAGTCTGAAAAAGCAGGTGAGACAGAAGTTTTAAAAATTGTTAAGATGTAA
- a CDS encoding tetratricopeptide repeat protein has product MKIKNIIIVLIIFITNTVFSQNQRIVDSLKIRINNSKHDTSLINSQVKLAYEFKHYNLDTALLYSDLALKKSLQIHYKKGIADAYRLKGIIAVFLNDYPLADSLLNISLERCIEIDDREGIMESYNNLAIMAFFIGENQQALKYYSKAYKIAEKNNFIRQKALYFNNISMVNTNMGYYEKAVENSLRAIKIFNEIKSPRDIARCNLNIACTYIELKEYKKALNYMNTAFDIFIKLNETRGQSICLTNIAEIYYKQKKYDEALQNYNKAVELDKENKDLNGISANYNSIGTVYFLLGQYKTAMEYYEKSLKICEQIGDKNCIADIYYKISQIETKHKKFLIAEKHCINSINIFTEVNELNKKRTSIEQLAVIYRSTGKYRDAYDTYMKASELKDSLFNIEKTQKIAQIEEKFENEKLEKENLTLLYENNLKQSEISQQQKILNIYLVAFIFTVISVIIVLIQYKKKNNAYKYLVKKNLDLLDKEEEVKKIKGQIQTSPFDIDSKISVSDDDKEKIIKKLEKLFDNKKIFIKHDLTLEKLAKRLSTNRFYLSQIINDKYGKKYTEFLTEYRIKEAMSGLSDQNKNRIFSIEAIAKESGFKSVSSFNPVFKKYTGVTPSVFIQTVNNKINI; this is encoded by the coding sequence ATGAAAATCAAAAATATAATTATTGTCTTAATAATATTTATTACAAATACGGTTTTTTCGCAAAACCAAAGGATTGTTGACAGCCTTAAAATAAGAATTAATAATTCAAAGCACGATACAAGTTTAATTAATTCTCAAGTTAAATTAGCATATGAATTTAAACATTACAATCTTGATACAGCACTGCTGTATTCCGATTTGGCATTAAAAAAATCTTTACAAATTCATTATAAAAAGGGAATTGCGGATGCATACAGATTAAAAGGCATAATAGCTGTTTTTTTAAATGATTATCCTCTTGCCGACAGTTTACTGAATATTTCATTAGAACGCTGTATAGAAATTGATGACCGGGAAGGAATTATGGAATCATATAATAATCTTGCAATTATGGCTTTTTTTATAGGCGAAAATCAACAAGCATTAAAATATTATTCTAAAGCTTATAAAATTGCCGAAAAAAATAATTTTATTCGACAAAAGGCTCTGTATTTTAATAATATATCTATGGTTAATACAAATATGGGGTATTACGAAAAAGCTGTTGAAAACAGCTTGAGAGCTATAAAAATTTTTAATGAAATAAAAAGCCCGAGAGATATTGCACGTTGTAATTTGAATATAGCTTGTACATATATAGAACTTAAAGAATATAAAAAAGCTTTAAATTATATGAATACAGCATTTGATATTTTTATAAAACTTAACGAAACAAGAGGCCAAAGTATTTGTCTTACTAATATTGCTGAAATTTATTACAAACAAAAAAAATATGATGAAGCATTACAAAATTATAATAAAGCTGTTGAATTAGATAAAGAAAACAAAGATTTAAACGGAATATCGGCAAATTATAACAGTATAGGAACAGTATATTTTTTACTCGGACAATATAAAACGGCAATGGAATATTATGAAAAATCGCTTAAGATATGTGAGCAAATAGGAGATAAAAATTGTATTGCAGATATTTATTATAAAATTTCTCAAATTGAAACAAAACATAAAAAATTCCTTATTGCAGAAAAGCATTGCATAAACAGTATTAATATTTTTACTGAAGTAAACGAACTTAATAAAAAACGAACATCAATTGAACAACTTGCTGTTATTTACAGGTCAACGGGTAAATATAGAGATGCTTACGATACATATATGAAAGCATCAGAACTTAAAGACAGTTTATTTAATATTGAAAAAACTCAAAAAATTGCTCAAATTGAAGAAAAATTTGAAAATGAAAAATTAGAAAAGGAAAATCTGACATTATTATACGAAAACAATTTAAAACAATCTGAAATATCACAACAACAAAAAATACTTAATATTTATTTGGTTGCATTTATTTTTACTGTAATCTCTGTTATTATAGTACTGATACAATACAAAAAAAAGAATAATGCTTATAAATATCTTGTAAAGAAAAATTTAGATTTATTAGATAAAGAAGAAGAAGTAAAAAAAATTAAAGGACAAATACAAACAAGTCCTTTCGACATTGATTCTAAAATATCTGTTTCTGATGATGATAAAGAAAAGATAATTAAAAAACTTGAAAAATTATTTGATAATAAAAAGATTTTCATAAAACATGACTTAACACTTGAAAAACTTGCAAAACGATTATCTACAAACAGGTTTTATTTATCACAGATAATAAACGATAAATACGGAAAAAAATATACTGAGTTTTTAA
- a CDS encoding T9SS type A sorting domain-containing protein, protein MKKIKTYLIFFLITTFSSFWTEYSSAQIYVPEGLNMPGDWDSWTNPPTNLVFAGEAQTSGGKVKLMTELSSVYQTKFHVAASGGDVISGSYQYKFTSGPTSNIWLNQWGDINVTLNLIQTYIYGDNNTGSPIPEPSPNNITLSNDKWYTMNFENTGYEDTRAIFMQTSSEPAEITSVSQNPMMPTSSDDVEITVELNHEKATDEYFYIRYTTDNWTSSNLLTVNFTGISGTGTISAEIDETEIEYYIFSTVDNAPTQDFDLITINFDKNSGDFFTYTVGEELTCEGQTGVLTTDPVFPLQEGPVTITFDATLGNGGLAGYEGDVYAHTGVITSESSGNNDWLYVVTEWGENTPETMFTNIGTDLYELSTANIREYYDVPEGEEIYKIAMVIRSGEPIIPEEPDNFYVARSADGSDIYIDVYDEGLHVKLLSPNKKDPLVPLNSLIPVCVAAMDATTISVYIDDVLVHQDNALETMYALNTGDYDVGMHEIIADADDGSSHAYDTTFFFIRGDVVIEDLPSGVHKGINYINDNTVTLVLHDPPAAKEFAFVIGDFNNWTASDEGYMKRTPDGQYFWATITGLTSGVEYAYQYYIDGELKLTDPYCDKVLDPWNDRYIPETTYPNLKDYPWDQTIGIVGVLETDQDEFSWVINDFTPVAINETQSNLIIYELLIRDFVESRDIKGVIDTLDYLQNLGVNAVELMPVNEFDGNDSWGYAPNFYFALDKAYGTKDDYKTFIDECHQRGIAVILDVVYNHMYGGSSFVQMYWDDENEMPAVNNPWFNQEATHPYSIGYDFDHESIYTRNLIKDNLTYWMTEYKIDGFRFDLSKGFTQIYSGDVGAWSQYDQSRIDIITDYYNHVKSVNSDAYFILEHFANNDEEVVLANTGCLLWGVHNEQFNQCTMGWDTNHDFSWATYSERGFTYPNLIPFMESHDEERLMFRNLAYGNGFSGDTTVSLQRIEAVIPFYMAIPGPKMIWQFGETGYDESIELCSDGTYSNDCRTSAKPIHWEYMQDQRRQKLYWTYAGMAKLKTENEAFRNGTFGQDQSGLGKKMWISHASLNVSITGNFAASSFNMTPNFQHTGTWYNYFTGEEINVTDAGGHSIYYEPGDFYVFTDTDLGKPYANLTFNVKNTNNENLNDALVEIHNYSSNYTAGSGNVGFIFGTDIELTYTVSKTGYYSQSATVQMPNQDHIINIILGESNIETVSSEEIFIYPNPAKDKLYFKIKDINNICIFDISGKMIKKVQTKSGQNSINISEIKSGLYILRFDIGEELIYKKVIIKNN, encoded by the coding sequence ATGAAAAAGATAAAAACTTACCTCATATTTTTCTTAATTACTACATTTTCATCTTTTTGGACAGAATATAGTTCAGCACAAATTTATGTTCCCGAAGGTTTGAATATGCCCGGTGATTGGGATTCTTGGACTAATCCTCCGACAAATCTTGTTTTTGCCGGAGAAGCTCAAACATCCGGAGGAAAAGTTAAATTGATGACTGAATTAAGTTCTGTCTATCAAACAAAATTCCATGTTGCTGCAAGTGGAGGTGATGTTATCAGTGGGAGCTATCAATATAAATTTACAAGTGGACCTACAAGTAATATTTGGTTAAATCAATGGGGAGATATTAATGTTACATTAAATTTAATTCAGACATATATTTATGGTGATAATAATACAGGTTCGCCTATTCCTGAACCATCTCCAAATAATATTACATTATCAAATGATAAATGGTACACAATGAATTTTGAAAATACCGGATATGAAGATACTCGTGCGATTTTTATGCAAACCTCTTCCGAGCCGGCAGAGATAACATCTGTTTCACAAAACCCGATGATGCCGACTTCTTCTGATGATGTTGAAATAACCGTAGAATTAAATCATGAAAAAGCAACAGATGAATATTTTTATATCAGATATACAACAGATAATTGGACAAGTTCAAATTTATTGACAGTAAATTTTACGGGAATTTCCGGTACCGGAACTATTAGTGCAGAAATTGATGAAACTGAAATTGAATATTATATTTTTTCAACTGTTGATAATGCACCAACGCAAGATTTTGATTTGATTACAATTAATTTTGATAAAAACAGCGGTGATTTTTTTACATATACAGTAGGCGAAGAATTAACATGTGAAGGACAAACAGGCGTTTTAACAACTGATCCTGTTTTTCCGCTTCAAGAAGGTCCGGTAACAATTACTTTTGATGCAACACTCGGAAACGGAGGACTTGCCGGTTATGAAGGGGATGTTTATGCACATACAGGTGTCATAACTTCTGAAAGCAGCGGGAATAACGATTGGTTATATGTTGTTACTGAATGGGGTGAAAATACACCGGAAACAATGTTTACTAATATCGGAACTGATTTATATGAACTTTCAACAGCAAATATAAGAGAGTACTACGATGTTCCGGAAGGAGAGGAGATTTATAAAATCGCAATGGTAATCAGAAGCGGCGAACCGATTATTCCGGAAGAGCCTGATAATTTTTATGTTGCTAGAAGTGCCGACGGAAGCGATATCTACATTGATGTTTATGATGAAGGTTTACATGTAAAATTATTGAGTCCGAATAAAAAAGACCCTTTAGTACCTTTAAACAGTTTAATACCTGTTTGTGTAGCGGCTATGGATGCAACAACAATTTCTGTTTACATAGATGATGTTTTAGTACATCAAGATAATGCTCTTGAAACTATGTATGCATTGAATACCGGAGATTATGATGTCGGAATGCATGAAATTATTGCCGATGCTGATGACGGAAGTTCACATGCTTATGATACTACTTTTTTCTTCATCAGAGGTGATGTTGTGATTGAAGACTTGCCGTCAGGTGTACATAAGGGCATAAACTATATTAATGATAATACAGTAACTTTGGTTCTTCATGATCCGCCGGCTGCGAAAGAATTTGCTTTTGTAATCGGTGATTTTAATAATTGGACAGCAAGTGATGAAGGATATATGAAAAGAACGCCCGACGGACAATATTTTTGGGCAACAATAACCGGCTTAACTTCCGGTGTTGAATATGCATATCAGTATTATATTGACGGAGAACTGAAACTTACCGATCCGTATTGCGATAAAGTTCTTGACCCGTGGAATGATAGATACATTCCGGAAACGACTTATCCAAACTTAAAAGACTATCCTTGGGATCAAACAATAGGAATTGTAGGCGTACTTGAAACAGATCAAGATGAATTTAGTTGGGTTATTAATGATTTTACACCTGTTGCTATAAATGAAACGCAATCTAATTTAATTATTTATGAATTATTAATACGAGATTTTGTTGAAAGCCGAGATATAAAAGGTGTTATTGATACTTTGGATTATCTTCAAAATCTCGGTGTGAATGCTGTTGAATTAATGCCCGTAAATGAATTTGACGGAAACGACAGTTGGGGATATGCACCTAATTTTTATTTTGCACTTGATAAAGCATACGGAACAAAAGATGATTACAAGACTTTTATTGATGAATGTCATCAAAGAGGAATAGCAGTTATACTTGATGTTGTTTATAATCACATGTACGGAGGTTCTTCCTTTGTGCAAATGTATTGGGATGATGAAAATGAAATGCCTGCCGTAAATAATCCTTGGTTTAATCAAGAAGCTACTCATCCTTACAGCATTGGTTATGATTTTGATCATGAAAGCATATACACACGTAATTTAATAAAAGATAATTTAACTTACTGGATGACAGAATATAAGATTGACGGTTTTCGCTTTGACTTATCAAAAGGATTTACACAAATTTATTCCGGCGATGTAGGAGCATGGAGTCAATATGACCAATCAAGAATTGATATTATTACAGATTATTACAACCATGTTAAATCTGTTAATTCCGATGCTTATTTTATTTTAGAACATTTTGCAAATAATGATGAAGAAGTTGTTCTTGCTAATACCGGATGTTTACTTTGGGGAGTACATAATGAACAATTTAATCAATGTACCATGGGTTGGGACACTAATCACGATTTTTCTTGGGCAACTTATTCTGAAAGAGGTTTTACTTATCCTAATTTAATTCCTTTTATGGAAAGCCATGATGAAGAAAGACTTATGTTCCGAAATCTTGCATACGGTAACGGTTTTTCGGGAGATACAACTGTGTCTCTTCAAAGAATTGAAGCTGTTATACCTTTTTATATGGCAATTCCCGGTCCTAAAATGATTTGGCAATTCGGTGAAACAGGTTACGATGAAAGTATAGAACTTTGTTCAGACGGAACCTACAGTAATGATTGTCGAACATCTGCTAAACCAATTCATTGGGAATATATGCAAGATCAAAGAAGACAAAAATTATATTGGACTTATGCCGGAATGGCAAAACTGAAAACTGAAAATGAAGCATTCAGGAACGGAACTTTCGGGCAGGATCAAAGCGGTCTCGGAAAAAAGATGTGGATTAGTCACGCTTCTTTAAATGTCTCAATTACAGGTAACTTTGCTGCATCTTCGTTCAATATGACTCCTAATTTCCAACATACCGGAACTTGGTATAATTATTTTACAGGAGAAGAAATAAATGTAACTGATGCCGGCGGTCATTCAATATATTATGAACCGGGTGATTTTTATGTATTTACAGACACAGATTTGGGAAAACCCTATGCAAACTTAACATTTAATGTAAAAAATACGAATAATGAAAATTTAAATGATGCACTTGTTGAAATACACAATTATAGTTCAAATTATACTGCCGGTTCAGGAAATGTCGGTTTTATTTTCGGTACAGATATCGAATTAACTTATACTGTTTCTAAAACCGGATATTATTCGCAATCTGCTACCGTGCAAATGCCGAATCAAGATCATATAATTAATATTATATTAGGCGAATCAAATATAGAAACTGTCAGTTCTGAAGAAATCTTTATTTATCCTAATCCGGCAAAAGATAAATTATATTTCAAAATTAAAGATATAAATAATATTTGTATATTTGATATTTCCGGTAAGATGATAAAAAAGGTTCAAACAAAATCCGGTCAAAATTCAATTAATATTTCTGAAATTAAGAGCGGACTATATATTCTTCGATTTGATATAGGAGAAGAGCTTATTTATAAAAAAGTAATTATTAAAAATAACTAA